The Cottoperca gobio chromosome 6, fCotGob3.1, whole genome shotgun sequence genome has a segment encoding these proteins:
- the tigara gene encoding putative fructose-2,6-bisphosphatase TIGAR A, whose protein sequence is MRYYSVVNFQNMKALAFGLTLVRHGETQYNKEGLLQGQLIDAPLSEIGMQQAEAAGCYLKDVVFSNVFVSDMLRARQTAETIVKHNSSCFGLQMASDPLLKEKSFGIAEGGRVQDVREMAKAAGQSFPDFTPPGGETQEQVKERVKEFVEKMLQQIGAEHWQDREEDETSLSAPLETSPVVGKPDDGVRGVPVHALVVTHGAYMSVAMRFFVEELHCSLPPDSNKAHMFYLSPNTGLCRFILTVRKENDRFTLSGIHCVFVNRGDHVKQ, encoded by the exons ATGCGATATTACTCTGTCGTTAACTTCCAGAACATGAAAGCGCTAGCATTTGGGCTAACCCTTGTTCGACA TGGGGAGACACAGTACAATAAAGAAGGCCTGCTACAAG GCCAGCTTATAGATGCACCCCTGTCTGAGATCGGGATGCAGCAGGCCGAGGCGGCGGGGTGTTACCTGAAAGATGTTGTGTTCAGCAACGTGTTTGTCAGTGATATGCTGCGGGCCCGACAG ACTGCTGAAACAATAGTGAAACACAACAGTAGTTGTTTTGGTCTACAAATGGCGTCTGACCCTTTGCTTAAAGAGAAA AGCTTTGGGATAGCAGAGGGCGGGCGGGTGCAGGACGTGAGAGAGATGGCCAAGGCAGCTGGTCAGTCGTTCCCAGACTTCACCCCTCCAGGGGGGGAGACTCAGGAGCAG GTGAAGGAGCGGGTCAAAGAGTTTGTGGAGAAAATGCTCCAGCAAATTGGGGCCGAACACTggcaggacagagaggaggatgaaacGTCCTTATCTGCTCCACTAGAAACATCTCCTGTGGTGGGAAAGCCAGACGATGGGGTCAGGGGCGTCCCGGTCCACGCTTTGGTCGTCACCCACGGGGCCTACATGTCCGTGGCAATGCGCTTCTttgtggaggagttacattgcTCCTTGCCTCCGGATTCTAACAAAGCACATATGTTCTATTTAAGTCCTAACACAGGTCTGTGTCGGTTTATACTAACCGTGAGGAAAGAGAACGACAGGTTCACACTGTCAGGGAtccactgtgtgtttgtcaacAGAGGGGA
- the ccnd2a gene encoding G1/S-specific cyclin-D2a isoform X1 has product MELLCLEMDTIIRARPDPNLLCDDRVLQSLLTIEERFLPQYSYFKGVQKDIQPFMRRMVATWMLEVCEEQKCEEEVFPLAMNYLDRFLAVVPTKKCNLQLLGAVCMFLASKLKETRPLTAEKLCIYTDNSIRPQELLEWELVVLGKLKWNLAAVTPNDFIEHIVRRLPLPEDKLVLIRKHVQTFIALCATDFRFAMYPPSMIATGSVGAAICGLQLDSADQSQWGDSLTDLLAKITNTEVDVLKECQEQIERVLVSSLREGRQQQQQQQQTQRGPSGKALDELDQSSTPTDVRDVNL; this is encoded by the exons aTGGAGCTGCTCTGCCTCGAAATGGACACCATCATACGAGCTCGTCCCGATCCAAACCTCCTGTGCGATGACAGAGTCCTGCAGAGCTTGTTGACCATAGAGGAGAGATTTCTACCCCAATATTCCTATTTCAAAGGTGTCCAGAAAGATATCCAGCCGTTTATGAGGAGGATGGTCGCTACTTGGATGTTGGAG GTCTGTGAGGAGCAGAAGTGCGAGGAAGAAGTTTTTCCCTTGGCCATGAACTACTTAGACAGATTTTTAGCCGTGGTACCCACCAAAAAGTGTAACCTGCAGCTGCTGGGAGCAGTGTGCATGTTTCTTGCATCCAAATTGAAAGAAACTCGTCCATTAACTGCAGAGAAGCTTTGCATCTACACAGATAACTCCATCAGACCACAAGAGCTGCTG GAGTGGGAACTGGTGGTGTTGGGGAAGTTGAAGTGGAACTTGGCAGCAGTAACGCCAAACGACTTCATCGAGCACATTGTGAGGAGGCTGCCGCTGCCCGAGGATAAGCTCGTACTTATACGCAAACACGTCCAGACCTTCATCGCCCTCTGTGCCACAG ATTTCAGATTTGCCATGTACCCTCCCTCCATGATTGCCACAGGAAGTGTGGGGGCAGCGATCTGCGGCCTACAGCTGGATTCAGCTGACCAGTCACAGTGGGGCGACAGTCTGACAGACCTGCTGGctaaaatcacaaacacagaagtg GATGTTCTCAAAGAGTGCCAGGAGCAGATTGAGCGTGTGTTGGTGAGCAGCCTGCGTGAGGGgcggcagcagcaacagcagcagcagcagacacagagaggccCCAGCGGGAAAGCCCTGGACGAGCTGGATCAATCCTCCACCCCGACAGACGTCCGCGATGTCAACTTGTGA
- the ccnd2a gene encoding G1/S-specific cyclin-D2a isoform X2, whose protein sequence is MNYLDRFLAVVPTKKCNLQLLGAVCMFLASKLKETRPLTAEKLCIYTDNSIRPQELLEWELVVLGKLKWNLAAVTPNDFIEHIVRRLPLPEDKLVLIRKHVQTFIALCATDFRFAMYPPSMIATGSVGAAICGLQLDSADQSQWGDSLTDLLAKITNTEVDVLKECQEQIERVLVSSLREGRQQQQQQQQTQRGPSGKALDELDQSSTPTDVRDVNL, encoded by the exons ATGAACTACTTAGACAGATTTTTAGCCGTGGTACCCACCAAAAAGTGTAACCTGCAGCTGCTGGGAGCAGTGTGCATGTTTCTTGCATCCAAATTGAAAGAAACTCGTCCATTAACTGCAGAGAAGCTTTGCATCTACACAGATAACTCCATCAGACCACAAGAGCTGCTG GAGTGGGAACTGGTGGTGTTGGGGAAGTTGAAGTGGAACTTGGCAGCAGTAACGCCAAACGACTTCATCGAGCACATTGTGAGGAGGCTGCCGCTGCCCGAGGATAAGCTCGTACTTATACGCAAACACGTCCAGACCTTCATCGCCCTCTGTGCCACAG ATTTCAGATTTGCCATGTACCCTCCCTCCATGATTGCCACAGGAAGTGTGGGGGCAGCGATCTGCGGCCTACAGCTGGATTCAGCTGACCAGTCACAGTGGGGCGACAGTCTGACAGACCTGCTGGctaaaatcacaaacacagaagtg GATGTTCTCAAAGAGTGCCAGGAGCAGATTGAGCGTGTGTTGGTGAGCAGCCTGCGTGAGGGgcggcagcagcaacagcagcagcagcagacacagagaggccCCAGCGGGAAAGCCCTGGACGAGCTGGATCAATCCTCCACCCCGACAGACGTCCGCGATGTCAACTTGTGA